The Thermobifida halotolerans sequence CCAGCGCGCCGATCCCGGCCGCGAGCAACGTCATGACCAGGCCCAGGGCGTCCATCCGGAACGCCAGCGTCAACTCGAACTCGGGCGCCCAGGGGATGTGGACCCGCACGGACTCGCCCCCGACCACTCCCGGAGCCCGGACCAGTGCCCACACGGCGGTGGCGGCGGGAACCAGCGCGAGTGCCGGGAAGGCGTTACGCCCCCACCACCGGACCAGGACCGGGGCCAGCACCGCGGCGGCGAAGTGTGCGACCAGCAGCCATACCAATATGCGCCCCCTCACAACGATCGGTTTGCCGCTGCTTTTTAGGTGTTTTACCTATTTAGTAGCTAGGCTATCCACAAGCACGGAGTGGCTGTCGAGTGAGGTAGTCAGAGGTGGAGCGCAGCGACGCCGAGTTCGCGGAGTTCTCACACGCGTGGGGGGAGCTGGTGCGGGCGGTCGCCCGTGCCAGGGGGCGCGCTCAGGCCACCACGGAACCCGGTCTCACCCTCGCCCAGGCCCTGCTGCTGGAGACCGCTGTCGGCGTCGGCCATCCCACGGTCGGTGAGATCGCCCACGCGGCCGGAATCTCCTCCCCGTCGGCCACCCGCATGCTCCAGCAGTTGGAGCGCAAGGGCATGGTGCGGCGCCGCCGCTCCGAGGAGGACGAGCGCGCCACCGTCGTCACCGTCACCGAGGAGGGCATGCGCGCGCTCGACGCGCACCAGGCCCGTGTCCGCGCCCGGCTGCACGACCTCTTCCAGGAGGTGGAGCCGCGGCTGCGCCCCGTGCTCATCGAACTCCTCCACACCATGCGGGATCTCACCGGTCGGCTGTGACCCGCTCGCTTTCCGTGGTTTCCGCAGGTCGTTCCTGCTATTTCCGGGAAGTTCCCGAGTTGAGGTGTCGCACGGGTCGCCCAAACCAGTACTCTCCACCTTGATCCCCCTTACCGGGTCTGTTCGGTTTCGCCCGACACGGGGAGTGATCACCGGGGTCGCCGCGCACCGACAGCCGCGACCATCGGCATGTCCCACCGCGAGCGTCGTTCGCCGTGCACCGAGTACAGGCAAGGGGCTGGTATATGACGGGGGCCATCATCGCGGCCGCCATCGGGGCGGTCGCCTTCGCGGCCGGCGCGGCGCTGCAGGAACGGGCCATTCTGGTGGCCGCTCCGGCGGTGGGGGGCGGCCAGCTCCGGCTGCTGCTCCGCCTGGCGCGCAACCCCGTGTGGCTGGCGGGGAGCGCACTCAGCGGCGTCGGCCTCATCGCCCACGCCTGGGCCCTGAGCCAGGCGCCGCTGACGGTGGTCCAGCCCATCGGCATCAGCGGCCTGCTCTGCGCCGTGGTGGCCTCGGCCGTGCTGCACCGGCGCCGCCCCACCGGAACGCAGGTCACCGGTTGCCTCGCGGTGACCCTCGGCCTCGTCGTCCTGGTGATGGTGCTGTCGAAGCATCCCGAGCCGCCCGCCGAACCGCCTGCGCACACCACTCTGGTGCTTCCGGCGGCCACGGGGACCGTCATGCTCCTCGGGCTCGCCGTGGCCCGCTTCGCCTCCGGCGCGCTGCGCTCCTGGGCGCTCGCGCTCGCCGGAGGGATCAGCTTCGCCGCGGTCTCCGCCCTGACCAGGATCATCGGGATCGCCGCGGTGGACGACCCGCTGACCGCCATCCGTCCGCTCACCCTGGTCACCCTGGTCATCGCGCTGTGCGGGGCGCTGCTGGTGCAGAACTCCTACCGCACCAGTCACTTCGCCCTGGCCTACGCCACCATGCTGATCAGCGACCCCCTCATGGCGATGGTGATCGGGGTGGCGCTGCTGGGCGAGACGCTGCCCACCGGGGGGTTCGCCGTCGCCGCGATGGCACTGTCCGGTGTGAGCGTCGTGGCGGGAACCGTGACGCTGGCCCGCTCCTCCGCGGGCCACGCCCCGAAGACGGGAAAACCGCGGGCCGCGCTCTCCCCCGTGAGCGGCGGCCCGCGGCGCTCTCCCCGGCCGGCGGATGCGGGCCTCGGCAACGGACAGCCGGGGAGGACGTACGGCGCCCCGGACGGGACACCGCGGTCGTGGTCAGTTCCCGATGTCGGAACTGGACTGGGCGGACAGCGTTACCTGGGCCTCGGCGGTCCTTCCGTCACGCTCGTAGGTGACGGTGACGGTGTCTCCGGGCCGGTGTGAGCGGATCTCGGCGATGAGCACGTTGGGATCGGTCACCGCACGGTTGCCGACCCCGACGATGACGTCCCCCGCCTGGAGTCCCGCCTGGTCGGCCGCGCCGCCACGGGTCACGTCCACCAGTTCCGCGCCCGAGCCGTCCTCGGCCACGGTGACGGCCGCCTCGATCGCCGCGTAGGTGGCCTCGCCCGTCGTGACCAGTTCGTCGATGGTGGGCTTGGCCTGGTTGATCGGGATGGCGAAGCCCAGACCGATGGAGCCCGACTGCGTCAGCCCGCCGCCGCTCGTCGTCGCGATCGCCGTGTTGATTCCGATGACCTCGCCGTCCATGTTCATCAGCGGGCCGCCGGAGTTGCCGGGGTTGATCGGCGCGTCGGTCTGGATCGCGTCGATGACCGTCGAGGTGGTGGCCTGCGGCTCGTCCTGCTCCCCCTCGGGGGGCAGCGTGAAGGGGCTGTCCGGCTGCTGTCCGCTGACTCCCGTGTTGACCGGCCGTTCCAGGGCGCTGATCACGCCGGAGGTGACGGTCCCCGACAGTCCCAGCGGGGCGCCGATGGCCACCACCCTCGCGCCGACGGCCACCTGGTCGGAGTCGCCCAGGGTGGCCGGGGTCAGTCCGGACACGCCCTCGGCCTGGATCACCGCCAGGTCGGACACCGGGTCGGTGCCGACGGTCGTGGCCTCGGCCTGGGAGCCGTCGTTGAACGCCACGGTCACTTCCCCGGTGCCGGACACGACGTGGTTGTTGGTGACGATCAGGCCGTCGGAGCTGATGATGAATCCGCTGCCGCCGCCCTCCGCGGTGGAGATGGACACCACGCTCGGCAGGGCCTTGTCCGCGACCCTGCTGACGTCGCCCGTCGCCGCCGATGTCGAGGAGGTGCTGTTCGTCGTCTCGCCGTCGACGAGGTAGGCGGTCGCCACGGAAGCCGCCGGGCCGACCACCAGGCTGGTGAGCAGCGCGGTCGCGGCGGCGACCAGGACGACCCGGCCGCGGCGCCGCTGACCCGTCTCCGGCGGAGCGGCGCCGGGCATCGCGGGGGCGTCGTGCGGCGGGGGCGGGAAGCCCCCACCGTGGGAGGAGAACGCTCCCCGCGGGGACGGAGTGGCCCAGCCTCCGGTGTGCTGCTGGTGCCCCTGGACCTGGTGGGCGGTGGCCCGCTCGAACCACTCGGGTTGGCGGGCCCACTCGGAGGACGGGGCGGGCGCGTGCGGTCCGGAGGAGTGGGGACCGGAGGCGTGCTGGCCGGAGCCGAACGGCCCGGACGGGTGCTGTCCCGAAGGGGGCGGGCCGGAAGCGGACTGGTCGGGGCCGGGCTGTCCGGGAGCGTGCTGTCCCGGGCCGGGCTGGTGGGCGGTGTGGCCCGGCGCGAAGGGTCCCTGGTGGCGTGCGGGACGCAGCGGCACCTCGGACCTTCTGACCTCGGGCGTCTCCCGCTGCTGTCCCGGGTGCGGATCGGCCGCGGGGGCGGCGTCCGAGGAGGAGGGCGGGACCTCGCTCCGGGCGGTGGAGCCGCTCGCCTCACCAGCCCCGGTGTCCGTGACGTTCTCCCGGCCGTCGGCGTCGGCCTGCGGGCCCACGGGGCGTTCTGGTTCTTCCATGGAAGAACCGCTACCGCGGTCGATCGCGCTCATTCGAGTTTCCTTCCGGACATCTGTTGCTGTGTCTTCAGAATCGGCACCCAGGGTTAGAACACGGTGAGACAGTGGAAAGGCCCGGTTTCGAACGGTTCGCCGAGGTCGGACACGGACCGTCCGCCCGCTCTCGGCGCGCTCCGGCAGGGGAGGTCCTTCCAGGAGGAGCCCTCGCCCCGGCGGGTCTTCCGTGGGGCCGTCCACCGATCCGCGCCTCCGGCCACGAGAGCCGGAGCCACCCCCGTGGCCGTTCCCCGGATCAGCGAACGGCCGCCTGACGGACGCGTGCCCGAAATGGCGTGAAAAACACCTGTCAGTCCCCGGTCTCCGCAGGTAGGGAGTCGTCGGCCCCCCACGCGCTCCACGATCCCGGGTAGAGTCGGGCCCCGCCGAAACCGGCGTGCTCCAGCGCCAGCAGGTCGTGGCAGGCGGTCACCCCGGAGCCGCAGTAGACGGTGACGCTCTCGGCGGTGTCCGCGCCGAGGGCGCGGAACCGCGCCCGTAGCGCCTCGGGCGCGGCGAAGCGGCCCTCGGAGTCGAGGTTGCCCTGCCATGCGGCGCTGCGCGCGCCGGGGATGTGCCCGGGGCGCGGGTCGACCGGGGCGGGCGACGCGCCGCTGAACCGGCCGTGGATCCGGGCGTCCAGCAGCAGGTGCCGGGGGTCGCCGAGTTGCGCCCGGACCGCCGCGGTGTCGGCGACGCGGTCCGCGGGCCACGGGACGGGGGTGCGGGTGCGGGGGGTCGGCGCCACCTCTCCCGGTTCGAGCGGCCCCCGCCACGCCTGGATGCCGCCGTCCAGCAGCGCGGCCCGCGAGCCCAGCACGCGCAGCGCCCAGACCAGGCGCGCCGCCGT is a genomic window containing:
- a CDS encoding MarR family winged helix-turn-helix transcriptional regulator yields the protein MERSDAEFAEFSHAWGELVRAVARARGRAQATTEPGLTLAQALLLETAVGVGHPTVGEIAHAAGISSPSATRMLQQLERKGMVRRRRSEEDERATVVTVTEEGMRALDAHQARVRARLHDLFQEVEPRLRPVLIELLHTMRDLTGRL
- a CDS encoding DMT family transporter, whose amino-acid sequence is MTGAIIAAAIGAVAFAAGAALQERAILVAAPAVGGGQLRLLLRLARNPVWLAGSALSGVGLIAHAWALSQAPLTVVQPIGISGLLCAVVASAVLHRRRPTGTQVTGCLAVTLGLVVLVMVLSKHPEPPAEPPAHTTLVLPAATGTVMLLGLAVARFASGALRSWALALAGGISFAAVSALTRIIGIAAVDDPLTAIRPLTLVTLVIALCGALLVQNSYRTSHFALAYATMLISDPLMAMVIGVALLGETLPTGGFAVAAMALSGVSVVAGTVTLARSSAGHAPKTGKPRAALSPVSGGPRRSPRPADAGLGNGQPGRTYGAPDGTPRSWSVPDVGTGLGGQRYLGLGGPSVTLVGDGDGVSGPV
- a CDS encoding S1C family serine protease → MSAIDRGSGSSMEEPERPVGPQADADGRENVTDTGAGEASGSTARSEVPPSSSDAAPAADPHPGQQRETPEVRRSEVPLRPARHQGPFAPGHTAHQPGPGQHAPGQPGPDQSASGPPPSGQHPSGPFGSGQHASGPHSSGPHAPAPSSEWARQPEWFERATAHQVQGHQQHTGGWATPSPRGAFSSHGGGFPPPPHDAPAMPGAAPPETGQRRRGRVVLVAAATALLTSLVVGPAASVATAYLVDGETTNSTSSTSAATGDVSRVADKALPSVVSISTAEGGGSGFIISSDGLIVTNNHVVSGTGEVTVAFNDGSQAEATTVGTDPVSDLAVIQAEGVSGLTPATLGDSDQVAVGARVVAIGAPLGLSGTVTSGVISALERPVNTGVSGQQPDSPFTLPPEGEQDEPQATTSTVIDAIQTDAPINPGNSGGPLMNMDGEVIGINTAIATTSGGGLTQSGSIGLGFAIPINQAKPTIDELVTTGEATYAAIEAAVTVAEDGSGAELVDVTRGGAADQAGLQAGDVIVGVGNRAVTDPNVLIAEIRSHRPGDTVTVTYERDGRTAEAQVTLSAQSSSDIGN
- a CDS encoding sulfurtransferase, encoding MERSEPAPSPFPVVVTADWLRAHRDEVVLADVRWYLDGRSGRRAHAEGHLPGAVFVDVDADLAAPASPTGGRHPLPDPVDFAAALSRLGIGDDTTVVAYDDAGGSTAARLVWALRVLGSRAALLDGGIQAWRGPLEPGEVAPTPRTRTPVPWPADRVADTAAVRAQLGDPRHLLLDARIHGRFSGASPAPVDPRPGHIPGARSAAWQGNLDSEGRFAAPEALRARFRALGADTAESVTVYCGSGVTACHDLLALEHAGFGGARLYPGSWSAWGADDSLPAETGD